Part of the Brevibacillus brevis genome is shown below.
GGAAATCAGCTTTACAATACGAACGACATACAAGATAATAGTATGAAATAGACATGATTACATTCTCCATCCTTACGCTAGACCGACAGAATGTTACCGGCTTCGCAGGACTTTTTTTTTAGGGAAGGAATTCATGAGAAAAATGAATTTCGAATGAATGCCAAGCGCATAACGGAGTGCATCGGTGTCCGCGACTCTCATTAGCATCAGGATAAGCTTTCAAACCCTAGCGGCCGCTTCTCTCCAAAATTAAGCCTCGAACAGAGGTTTTTTTATACAGGTAGGAAATGGTGAAATCCTACTGGATAGAAGCGCAGAAGCGAAGGCTTCGCCAACGTGCTTGGTGCATCCTAGATAGTACCCTGTCGATTCCTGTCCGGCTTTTTTGCCCAGGATGATAGGAAAAGTCCATACAAGGCGAAAGCAGTCACCCTGCAAAGAACTTCAATCAGAAGCTTTTTTCTTATGAGAGGATAAGGGAAGGGAACTATGATTACCGGCATTGATGAGGTAGTAAAAAAAGCAAGCACCTATTTGTCTGGGTCGGATCTGGACCTGATTACACGTGCCTATCAGTTGGCGGAAAAAGCGCATGAAGGCCAGGTGAGAAAATCGGGAGTTCCGTACATCATGCATCCGATTGCCGTCGCGGGCATTCTTGCCAATTTGCATATGGATGCGGTAACAATCGCTGCGGGCTTTTTGCACGATGTCGTGGAGGACACCGATATCACTCTCGATGATTTGCGCGAGCAGTTCGGTCCGGATGTGGCACTCCTGGTGGATGGCGTGACCAAGCTGGAAAAAATCAAATACAAGTCCAAAGAAGAGCAGCTGGCGGAGAATCACCGCAAGATGCTGATTGCGATGGCTCAGGATATACGGGTCATCATGATCAAGCTGGCAGACCGCCTGCACAACATGCGGACGCTTCGACACATGTCCGAGGAGAAGCAGCGGGAGATATCCGACGAGACGCTGGAGATTTTCGCTCCGCTTGCCCATCGGCTCGGGATTGCTTCCGTCAAATGGGAGCTGGAGGACACGGCGCTGCGTTACCTGAACCCGCAGCAGTATTACCGGATCGTCAACCTGATGCAGAAGAAGCGGGTAGAGAGGGAAGCTTACCTGAATGAAGCTTCCGACACCATCCGCGAAAAGCTGGGCGAGCTGAATATCGAAGCGGAAATTTCCGGCAGGCCGAAGCACATCTACAGTATTTATAAAAAGATGACCAAGCAAAACAAGCAGTTCAATGAGATTTACGATCTGCTGGCGCTGCGGATCATCGTAAATGACATCCGGGACTGCTATGCGGTATTGGGGATCGTCCACACATTGTGGAAGCCGATGCCGGGCAGATTCAAGGATTACATCGCGATGCCGAAGACCAACATGTACCAGTCTTTGCACACAACGGTGATCGGCCCGAAAGGAGAGCCGCTGGAAGTGCAGATTCGGACGTGGGATATGCACCAGACGGCAGAGATCGGGATCGCCGCTCACTGGGCGTACAAGGAAGGCAAGAGCGTGGTCCAAGGCTCTTTCGCGGAAAAGCTGGGGAACCTTCGCGAGCTGATCGAAGGCGGCTCGGAGGAAGCTCCAAATGCGCAGGAGTTCATGGAAAGTCTCAAGCAAGATCTGTTTTCCGATACGGTGTTTGTCTTTACCCCGAAAGGCGACGTGGTTGAGCTGCCGAAAGGCTCCGTACCGCTGGACTTTTCGTATCGGATTCACTCAGCTGTCGGAAACCGAACCATCGGGGCGAAAGTGAACGGCAAGATCGTTCCGCTCGATTACGCCATGAAGACAGGCGATATTGTCGAAATATTGACTTCCAAGCATTCGTACGGGCCGAGCCAAGACTGGCTGAAAATGGCGAAGTCGGCGCACGCTCGCAACAAA
Proteins encoded:
- a CDS encoding bifunctional (p)ppGpp synthetase/guanosine-3',5'-bis(diphosphate) 3'-pyrophosphohydrolase — its product is MITGIDEVVKKASTYLSGSDLDLITRAYQLAEKAHEGQVRKSGVPYIMHPIAVAGILANLHMDAVTIAAGFLHDVVEDTDITLDDLREQFGPDVALLVDGVTKLEKIKYKSKEEQLAENHRKMLIAMAQDIRVIMIKLADRLHNMRTLRHMSEEKQREISDETLEIFAPLAHRLGIASVKWELEDTALRYLNPQQYYRIVNLMQKKRVEREAYLNEASDTIREKLGELNIEAEISGRPKHIYSIYKKMTKQNKQFNEIYDLLALRIIVNDIRDCYAVLGIVHTLWKPMPGRFKDYIAMPKTNMYQSLHTTVIGPKGEPLEVQIRTWDMHQTAEIGIAAHWAYKEGKSVVQGSFAEKLGNLRELIEGGSEEAPNAQEFMESLKQDLFSDTVFVFTPKGDVVELPKGSVPLDFSYRIHSAVGNRTIGAKVNGKIVPLDYAMKTGDIVEILTSKHSYGPSQDWLKMAKSAHARNKIKQWFKKEKREENVAKGQQMVEAEIKARSFDVKEAMTEANLKEAAARFNFQGAEDMFAAVGYGGITASQIVTRLVDKLRREREEQNPVIPEYKPNPAQHTVKSESGVKVRGVDNLLVRISRCCTPVPGDQIIGFITRGRGVSVHRLDCPNVLADECSERLIDVEWDTDFKHNFNVEIEITGNDRSGLLNDVLQVVAETKTNIAAVSGKADKNRVATIHMTISISNVDHLQKVVERIKRIKDIYSVRRILST